Proteins from a single region of Pseudomonas quebecensis:
- a CDS encoding exonuclease SbcCD subunit D C-terminal domain-containing protein, protein MRLFHTSDWHLGQNLHGQDRDFEHACFLEWLLGQLKAHSPEALLIAGDIFDTVNPPLKAQERLYDFIISAHEQNPNLTIVMIAGNHDSGSRIELPAPLMRRLHTHALGRVLWLDDGQLDAERLLIPLPNAKGKIAAWCLALPFLRPAEVTGAHLGDDYLRGIGQVHEWLIAAANAKRKKGQALIAISHAHMAGGSVSEDSERSLIIGNAEALPASLFDNSVGYVALGHLHKPQKVNGEERIRYSGSPIPLSFSEIGYKHQILDVTFQGQCLVSVEPILIPRSVDLQRLEAAPLADILKQLANLPDIDLLAETQRHPWLEVRVRLDEPQPDLRQQIESALQGKAVRLVRIAAEYAGKRGGDDTDDERLIELDQLTPQELFSRAWQDSYGSEVDEQTLQDFAVLLQEVQQEEQP, encoded by the coding sequence TTGCGTCTGTTCCACACCTCCGACTGGCACCTGGGCCAAAACCTCCACGGCCAGGACCGCGACTTCGAGCACGCCTGTTTCCTTGAGTGGCTGCTGGGCCAACTCAAAGCCCATAGCCCGGAGGCGTTGCTGATCGCCGGCGATATCTTCGACACGGTCAACCCGCCGCTCAAGGCCCAGGAGCGGCTGTATGACTTCATCATCAGCGCCCATGAACAAAACCCCAACCTGACCATCGTGATGATCGCCGGCAACCACGACTCCGGCTCGCGCATCGAACTGCCCGCGCCGTTGATGCGGCGTTTGCACACCCATGCATTGGGCCGCGTGCTGTGGCTGGATGACGGGCAACTGGACGCCGAGCGCCTGCTGATCCCGCTGCCGAACGCCAAAGGCAAGATCGCCGCCTGGTGTCTGGCCTTGCCGTTTTTGCGCCCGGCGGAAGTCACCGGTGCGCACCTGGGCGACGACTACCTGCGCGGGATCGGCCAGGTGCATGAATGGCTGATCGCGGCCGCCAACGCCAAGCGCAAAAAAGGCCAGGCGCTGATCGCCATCAGCCATGCGCACATGGCCGGCGGTTCGGTCTCGGAAGACTCCGAGCGCAGCCTGATCATCGGCAATGCCGAAGCGCTGCCCGCCAGCCTGTTCGATAACAGTGTCGGCTATGTTGCCCTCGGCCATTTGCACAAGCCGCAAAAGGTCAATGGCGAAGAGCGCATTCGCTACAGCGGCTCGCCGATTCCGTTGTCATTTTCGGAGATTGGCTATAAGCATCAGATACTCGACGTCACCTTCCAGGGCCAATGCCTGGTGAGTGTCGAACCGATCCTGATTCCCCGTTCGGTCGACCTGCAACGCCTGGAGGCCGCGCCGTTGGCGGACATCCTCAAACAACTCGCCAACCTGCCCGACATCGACCTGCTCGCCGAAACCCAGCGCCACCCCTGGCTCGAAGTGCGCGTGCGCCTCGACGAGCCGCAACCGGACCTGCGCCAGCAAATCGAAAGCGCCCTGCAAGGCAAGGCCGTGCGTCTGGTGCGCATTGCTGCCGAGTACGCGGGCAAGCGCGGCGGCGACGACACCGACGATGAGCGCCTGATCGAACTCGACCAGCTCACGCCCCAGGAGCTGTTCAGCCGCGCCTGGCAGGACAGCTACGGCAGCGAAGTGGATGAACAGACTTTGCAGGACTTCGCCGTGCTGCTCCAGGAAGTGCAGCAGGAGGAGCAACCATGA
- a CDS encoding BatD family protein, with the protein MSRPTLLLLLALSTSAAQAANLVASVDRSRLNSGETVELTVESSDATQFGKPDLSPLDAQFEVSGTRQINQLTTLGGDNHATTRWIITLLPKENGTVVIPPLQVGDLQTQPISLQVMETASQNTSAELAPVFVEASLDQSSVYVQAQALLTVRVYHSVSLYDDSSLTPLQIADARVEQLGESRTYEKVINSIRHGVIETRYALYPQHSGSLEVGAQTFSATLVEARPPQDNTLQGTKPGKLIHVSSAPLRLTVRPKPSLYPADAPWLPARSLTLSESWNPEPAQVQVGDSLTRSLTVKAEGLSSAQLPALPSTDIAGLRRYPDQPVLANQTSERGLVGSREDREALVPNRAGALELPAVDVVWWNTHEDHLERTSLPARTLQVANNPSLVVDTPATPTIITAPDDSRLWLWQLSTLLLACTTLLGFGLWWRARRQPAVQRATQTGPSPRTLLDDLKRATQANDPQATRQALDAWARQQPETLADMAARFVPLSDALDGLNGALYSESGQYWLGEDLWRAVKAIPMAEREPDPATDTTSLPPLYPK; encoded by the coding sequence ATGAGCCGCCCCACCCTACTGCTTCTGCTCGCGTTATCGACCAGCGCCGCCCAGGCGGCGAATCTGGTTGCCAGCGTCGACCGCAGCCGGCTGAACTCCGGTGAAACGGTGGAGCTGACAGTGGAGTCCAGCGATGCCACCCAGTTCGGTAAACCCGACCTGTCGCCGCTGGATGCGCAGTTTGAAGTCAGCGGCACGCGCCAGATCAACCAACTCACCACCCTGGGCGGCGACAACCACGCCACCACGCGCTGGATCATCACCTTGCTGCCCAAGGAAAACGGCACGGTGGTGATCCCGCCCCTGCAAGTGGGCGACCTTCAGACCCAGCCGATCAGCCTGCAGGTCATGGAAACCGCCAGCCAGAACACCAGCGCGGAACTGGCGCCGGTGTTCGTCGAAGCCAGCCTCGACCAGTCCAGCGTGTATGTCCAGGCCCAGGCGCTGTTGACCGTGCGCGTGTACCACTCGGTGTCGCTGTATGACGACAGCAGCCTCACGCCGTTGCAGATCGCCGACGCGCGCGTCGAGCAACTGGGCGAATCGCGCACCTATGAAAAAGTCATCAACAGTATTCGCCATGGCGTGATCGAAACTCGCTACGCCCTCTACCCCCAGCACAGCGGCAGCCTGGAGGTGGGTGCGCAGACTTTCAGCGCCACCTTGGTGGAAGCGCGCCCGCCCCAGGACAATACGCTGCAGGGCACCAAGCCGGGCAAGCTGATCCATGTCAGCTCCGCACCCTTGCGGCTGACGGTCCGGCCCAAGCCGTCGCTCTACCCTGCCGATGCGCCCTGGCTACCGGCCCGCAGCCTCACCTTGAGCGAAAGCTGGAACCCCGAGCCTGCGCAGGTGCAAGTGGGGGACTCGCTGACCCGCAGCCTCACGGTCAAGGCCGAAGGTCTCTCCAGCGCACAACTGCCGGCCCTGCCCAGCACCGACATCGCCGGCCTGCGCCGCTACCCGGACCAACCGGTGCTGGCCAACCAGACCAGCGAGCGCGGCCTGGTCGGCAGCCGCGAAGACCGAGAGGCGCTGGTGCCCAACCGCGCCGGCGCGCTGGAGCTGCCGGCCGTCGACGTGGTGTGGTGGAACACCCACGAAGACCACCTGGAGCGCACCAGCCTGCCGGCGCGCACCCTGCAAGTGGCCAACAACCCCAGCCTGGTGGTGGACACCCCCGCCACGCCGACCATCATCACCGCCCCGGACGACAGCCGCCTGTGGCTGTGGCAACTGAGCACCTTGCTGCTGGCCTGCACCACCCTGCTGGGCTTCGGCCTGTGGTGGCGCGCGCGTCGGCAACCCGCCGTGCAGCGCGCGACGCAAACCGGCCCGAGCCCGCGCACCCTGCTCGACGACCTCAAGCGCGCCACTCAGGCCAACGACCCCCAGGCCACTCGCCAGGCCCTGGACGCCTGGGCGCGCCAGCAACCGGAAACCCTGGCGGACATGGCGGCGCGCTTCGTGCCGCTGTCGGACGCGCTGGATGGGTTGAACGGTGCGCTGTACAGCGAGAGCGGCCAGTACTGGCTGGGCGAAGACCTGTGGCGCGCGGTCAAAGCCATCCCCATGGCCGAGCGCGAACCGGACCCGGCCACGGACACCACCAGCTTGCCACCGCTGTATCCCAAATAA
- a CDS encoding DUF6124 family protein — protein sequence MNKIVPDPPRFTLDRDILDRALRHYLQPPSSFTVHHDLSFEDALAQLCDLLRCAAATASDTTQGLSGEQRHMAGATQHLIDMASTLADRALECLHAG from the coding sequence ATGAACAAAATCGTCCCCGACCCACCCCGTTTCACCCTCGACCGCGACATTCTCGACCGCGCCCTGCGTCATTACCTGCAACCACCGTCATCCTTCACCGTGCACCACGACCTCAGCTTCGAAGACGCCCTCGCCCAGCTCTGCGACCTGCTGCGCTGCGCCGCCGCCACCGCGTCCGACACCACCCAGGGCTTGAGCGGCGAGCAGCGCCATATGGCCGGTGCCACGCAGCACCTGATCGACATGGCCAGCACTCTGGCCGACCGTGCGCTGGAATGCCTGCACGCTGGGTGA
- a CDS encoding M12 family metallo-peptidase, with translation MVVVADRVESYRQKPGMLVWHARLPDQRSHARQASTAHKEVPEDGLNTVTLARHDDNITGSIRYKGQLYLLMPIGDGRHVIVKVDETRYPGDAERPAGRTGKQGAKTRGTRPSKEAASPLSTVRVMLVFTNGARTAWPDMDGLATLMFAEANRGMTLSEVPVSFQSAGVYHLDYDDISGADGYDAMLKSLRDPTDATLGAPVHALREQQKADLVVLVTNARGLCGLAYVNAPKAYAFSVLSCPTGTYVFAHEMGHNFGLSHNSDVPAGVHGDGFGYRQTTQPPFWRTIMS, from the coding sequence GTGGTTGTGGTCGCCGACAGGGTTGAATCGTACCGCCAGAAGCCGGGCATGCTGGTCTGGCATGCGCGCCTGCCGGACCAGCGCAGCCACGCCCGGCAGGCCTCTACCGCCCATAAAGAAGTGCCCGAAGATGGCCTTAATACCGTGACGCTGGCACGTCACGACGACAACATCACCGGTTCAATTCGTTATAAGGGCCAGCTCTACCTGCTGATGCCGATAGGCGATGGCAGACACGTGATCGTCAAGGTGGACGAAACCCGCTACCCGGGCGATGCCGAACGGCCCGCCGGGCGCACCGGCAAGCAGGGGGCCAAAACACGGGGTACCCGCCCCTCGAAAGAAGCTGCCAGCCCGCTGAGCACGGTGCGCGTGATGCTGGTATTCACCAACGGCGCCAGGACGGCGTGGCCGGACATGGACGGGCTCGCAACGCTGATGTTCGCCGAGGCCAACCGTGGCATGACCCTCAGCGAAGTGCCGGTGTCTTTCCAGAGCGCGGGGGTTTATCACCTCGACTACGACGATATTTCTGGCGCGGATGGCTATGACGCGATGTTGAAAAGCCTGCGGGACCCCACAGACGCCACCCTCGGCGCACCCGTGCATGCTTTGCGCGAACAGCAAAAAGCCGACCTGGTAGTGTTGGTTACCAACGCCAGGGGACTGTGCGGATTGGCGTATGTGAACGCACCCAAAGCGTATGCATTCAGTGTTTTAAGCTGCCCGACCGGTACCTACGTCTTTGCCCATGAGATGGGCCACAACTTCGGGCTGAGTCATAACTCAGACGTGCCGGCAGGCGTCCATGGCGACGGCTTCGGCTACCGGCAAACCACCCAGCCGCCCTTCTGGCGCACGATCATGTCATAA
- a CDS encoding tetratricopeptide repeat protein, which translates to MIALWPHWFRPWWLLLLPLLGWLLWQLWHRQKRAGRWQVILPPAFHAVLLSGGSGRESKSPWVVLGIAWLLAVLALLGPSWQRVEQSSQKPADPLVVLLELTPEMLATDAPPNRLEQARRKLYDLLRARSDAQTAIVVYAGSAHTLVPLSDDLATSGNLLEALRPSIMPEPGHRADLAVEKALALLNQASLGQGRLLLIGSSLSKQERQGIRLLLQSAQAPSLSILGIGSREGTPVAQESGEFLKDEQGAILVPRLDSPTLKAFASEMGGRYRAARLDDKDLRQLGVLDAPQAMRDDGQRLRLDTWADQGYWLLLPLLMLAACAGRRGWLFCLPLLLLGAPQPSYAFELQDLWLRPDQQGQYLLKKKRPAQAAERFEDRQWQGVALYESGNYAEAAKRFAESNDAFAHYNRGNALAKAGELEAAVDAYDQALEAQPDLHPALKNKALVEALIQEQAQAQAEQKPEQPAKNPDDETPQPGQTAQPGADGQTATGGEESTQGQGKSGSTDTQSGVKPTTGSNEVPGSELGDEQTTTPPLRRSDASLSEQRQALEQWLRQIPDNPGELLRRKFWYEQQQHQDKTR; encoded by the coding sequence ATGATCGCTCTGTGGCCGCACTGGTTTCGCCCCTGGTGGCTGTTGCTGCTGCCATTGCTCGGCTGGTTACTGTGGCAACTGTGGCACCGGCAAAAACGCGCCGGGCGCTGGCAGGTCATCCTGCCGCCGGCCTTCCATGCCGTGCTGCTCAGCGGCGGCAGCGGCCGCGAAAGCAAATCACCGTGGGTCGTGCTGGGTATTGCCTGGCTGCTGGCGGTACTGGCCTTGCTCGGTCCGAGCTGGCAACGCGTGGAACAGTCCAGCCAGAAACCTGCCGACCCGCTGGTGGTGCTGCTGGAGCTGACCCCGGAAATGCTCGCCACCGATGCCCCACCCAACCGCCTGGAGCAGGCGCGGCGCAAGCTGTATGACTTGCTGCGCGCCCGCAGCGATGCGCAGACCGCCATCGTGGTGTACGCCGGCAGCGCCCACACGCTCGTGCCCTTGTCGGACGACCTGGCCACCAGCGGCAACCTGCTGGAAGCCCTGCGTCCCTCGATCATGCCCGAGCCGGGGCACCGCGCCGACCTGGCCGTGGAAAAAGCCCTGGCCCTGCTGAACCAGGCCAGCCTGGGCCAGGGGCGTCTGTTGCTGATCGGCTCGTCGTTGTCCAAACAAGAGCGCCAAGGCATCCGGCTGTTGCTGCAGAGCGCCCAGGCGCCGAGCCTGTCGATCCTCGGCATCGGCAGCCGCGAGGGCACGCCCGTGGCCCAGGAGAGCGGTGAGTTCCTCAAGGACGAACAGGGCGCAATCCTGGTGCCGCGCCTGGACAGCCCGACCCTCAAAGCCTTCGCCAGCGAAATGGGCGGTCGTTATCGCGCTGCACGCCTGGATGACAAGGACCTGCGCCAGCTCGGCGTACTGGACGCCCCGCAAGCCATGCGCGACGACGGGCAACGCCTGCGCCTGGATACTTGGGCCGACCAGGGTTACTGGTTGCTGCTGCCGTTACTGATGCTCGCCGCCTGCGCCGGGCGCCGGGGGTGGCTGTTCTGCCTGCCTTTGTTGCTGCTGGGCGCGCCCCAGCCGAGCTACGCGTTCGAGCTGCAGGATTTGTGGCTGCGCCCCGACCAGCAAGGCCAGTACCTGCTGAAGAAAAAACGCCCCGCGCAAGCCGCCGAGCGTTTCGAAGACCGGCAATGGCAAGGCGTGGCGCTGTATGAGTCGGGCAACTACGCCGAAGCGGCCAAGCGTTTTGCCGAAAGCAATGACGCGTTCGCCCACTACAACCGCGGCAACGCCCTGGCCAAGGCCGGCGAGCTGGAGGCGGCGGTGGATGCCTACGACCAAGCCCTCGAAGCCCAGCCCGACCTGCACCCGGCGCTGAAAAACAAAGCCCTGGTCGAAGCCTTGATACAGGAACAGGCCCAGGCGCAGGCCGAGCAAAAACCCGAGCAACCGGCAAAAAACCCGGATGACGAAACACCCCAACCCGGCCAGACTGCGCAACCGGGCGCCGATGGGCAAACCGCCACCGGCGGTGAAGAGTCCACCCAGGGCCAGGGCAAATCCGGCAGCACCGATACCCAGTCCGGCGTCAAACCCACGACTGGCAGCAACGAGGTGCCGGGCAGCGAGCTGGGCGACGAACAAACCACCACGCCGCCGCTGCGCCGCTCCGACGCCAGCCTGAGCGAACAACGCCAGGCCCTGGAACAATGGCTGCGGCAGATTCCGGACAACCCCGGCGAACTGCTGCGGCGCAAATTCTGGTACGAACAGCAACAACATCAGGACAAGACTCGATGA
- a CDS encoding glutathione S-transferase, producing MSQALLYSFRRCPYAMRARLALRYSGVPVRIVEVSLKAKPAEMLALSPKGTVPVLSVDGQVIDESLAIMQWALARHDPEDWRLGGDPAVLALIAENDERFKYHLNRYKYAERYPEQPKAFYRAEGEVFLQKLEGLLAQRDYLLADHLSLVDVALAPFVRQFAHVDREWFAGTAYHRLQDWLTRFVQSPSFMAVMAKP from the coding sequence ATGAGCCAAGCGCTGCTGTACTCGTTCCGCCGCTGCCCCTACGCCATGCGCGCGCGATTGGCACTGCGCTACAGCGGCGTGCCGGTACGCATCGTCGAGGTGAGCCTCAAGGCCAAGCCGGCCGAAATGCTGGCATTGTCGCCCAAAGGCACCGTGCCGGTGCTGAGCGTGGACGGCCAGGTGATTGATGAAAGCCTGGCGATCATGCAATGGGCCCTGGCCCGGCACGACCCCGAGGACTGGCGACTGGGCGGTGACCCGGCGGTGCTGGCGTTGATCGCCGAGAATGACGAGCGATTCAAGTATCACTTGAATCGATACAAATACGCCGAACGCTACCCGGAGCAGCCCAAGGCGTTTTATCGGGCCGAGGGTGAGGTGTTCCTGCAAAAGCTGGAGGGATTGCTGGCGCAGCGAGATTATTTGCTGGCCGATCATCTGAGCCTTGTCGATGTGGCACTGGCGCCCTTTGTACGCCAGTTTGCCCACGTAGATCGGGAGTGGTTTGCAGGCACTGCGTATCACCGGCTAC
- a CDS encoding AAA family ATPase codes for MKILAIRLKNLASLAGPFEIDFTAEPLASAGLFAITGPTGAGKSTLLDALCLALFGAVPRLGDTGQAKMPDADSDISIGDPRTLIRRGTGGGYAEVDFVGVSGRRYRARWEANRARDKASGKLQNSRQSLIDLDSDQLLASQKTEYKTQLELALGLNFEQFTRAVLLAQSEFSAFLKANDNERSELLEKLTDTALYTQLGRRAFDKAKEARDAHKQLQDQASGVVPLTGEARAELDQQLAEAQQQLKTRQAQLKQLELQYTWLKELREWQERQLNATEQLQRAEAEWAGQSQQRQDLLRLEQLAPQRHHFARQAELSALLTPLAAQIQQHIQQQSELQTRQAQAQHQQAAAQTALADALKNQSDAAPRLRQAFEEQSTLTHLTQDLAKRTDEHLQQQTACTEGQALLNGLLDKQAQVAERLQSLGAELERSAALAPLSEGWTYQRERLQQLMVIGNRLKKGQDELPQLEERATRAAETFSAQRQSLDLLYQEAGAEPHAVAEQIQLLASLLQDNRKQQRAFEDLTRLWDSRQQLDLQAAALTQKLADARQQRERLNQSGLQAKAELTVAEQTLTVTKHLLERQRLARSASVEELRGQLQDDQPCPVCGSHEHPYHQPEALLQSLGRHDETEEATAQKAVDTLKEKLTDLRGEVGGLIAQQKEFLQQQEQLAAQQQALQPSLDAHPLATSLFNQDAANRSPWLAQQLAQLTQNISQDEQRQAALLNLQQNAGRLQQQLQAAQDASQQARQLLVDQQRELSSDRERLDEELSAFASLLPAETLEGLRKEPAATFMQLDQQVSQRLEQLGHQRDELAEQQERQQAIEKQQTHQQHRRQQLEALAQQVGELTSRQHAAQETLSHLLGEHASAEQWQQQLDQAVVHARQGETDANQQLQETRDALVQLAADLKARQERQQALLAEQQALDARIHEWRALHPELDDTGLTRLLAFDEARINALRQQLQHSEKAVEQAKVLLQERQQRLAEHQALHNGNLEAEQLDSTLAALNQQLAEGEKQVAELRARQAEDQRRQDANSALAHEIATAYDEWQRWARLNALIGSASGDTFRKIAQAYNLDLLVHHANVQLRQLVRRYRLKRGGSMLGLLVMDTEMGDELRSVHSLSGGETFLVSLALALGLASMASSTLKIESLFIDEGFGSLDPESLQLAMDALDGLQAQGRKVAVISHVQEMHERIPVQIQVKRQGNGLSTLEVK; via the coding sequence ATGAAGATTCTCGCCATTCGCCTGAAAAACCTGGCCTCCCTGGCCGGCCCGTTCGAGATCGACTTTACCGCCGAGCCCCTGGCCAGTGCCGGGTTGTTCGCGATCACCGGCCCCACCGGCGCCGGCAAGAGCACCTTGCTCGATGCGCTGTGCCTGGCGCTGTTTGGTGCGGTGCCACGCCTGGGCGACACCGGCCAGGCGAAGATGCCGGATGCCGACAGTGATATTTCCATCGGTGACCCGCGCACCCTGATCCGCCGTGGCACCGGCGGCGGCTATGCCGAGGTGGACTTCGTCGGTGTCAGCGGCCGCCGCTATCGTGCGCGCTGGGAGGCCAACCGCGCCCGCGACAAGGCCAGCGGCAAGTTGCAGAACAGCCGTCAGAGCCTGATCGACCTGGACAGTGACCAACTGCTGGCCAGCCAGAAAACCGAATACAAAACCCAGTTGGAACTGGCCCTGGGGCTGAACTTCGAACAGTTCACCCGCGCCGTGCTGCTGGCGCAGAGTGAGTTCAGCGCGTTCCTCAAAGCCAATGACAACGAGCGCAGCGAACTGCTGGAAAAGCTCACCGACACTGCGTTGTACACCCAGCTCGGCCGTCGCGCGTTCGACAAAGCCAAGGAAGCCAGGGACGCGCACAAGCAGTTGCAGGACCAAGCGAGCGGCGTGGTCCCTTTGACTGGCGAAGCACGCGCTGAACTGGATCAACAGTTGGCCGAGGCCCAGCAGCAGCTCAAGACCCGGCAGGCCCAACTTAAGCAGTTGGAGTTGCAGTACACCTGGCTCAAGGAATTGCGCGAGTGGCAGGAACGCCAACTCAACGCCACCGAACAACTGCAACGCGCCGAGGCCGAGTGGGCCGGTCAAAGCCAGCAACGCCAGGACCTGCTCCGCCTGGAGCAGTTGGCGCCGCAACGCCATCACTTCGCACGCCAGGCCGAACTGAGCGCACTGCTGACACCTTTGGCTGCGCAGATTCAGCAGCATATCCAACAGCAGAGCGAGCTGCAGACCCGCCAGGCGCAAGCTCAACACCAGCAGGCAGCCGCTCAAACGGCCTTGGCTGACGCCCTGAAGAACCAGAGCGACGCGGCCCCGCGGCTACGTCAGGCCTTCGAAGAACAAAGCACCCTCACCCACTTGACCCAAGACCTGGCCAAGCGCACCGACGAGCACCTCCAGCAGCAAACCGCCTGCACCGAAGGCCAAGCCCTGCTCAACGGCTTACTGGACAAGCAGGCTCAAGTCGCCGAGCGCCTGCAAAGCCTGGGCGCCGAGCTGGAACGCAGTGCGGCCCTGGCACCCTTGAGTGAGGGTTGGACCTACCAGCGCGAGCGCCTGCAACAGCTGATGGTGATTGGTAACCGCCTGAAAAAGGGCCAGGACGAACTGCCGCAACTGGAGGAGCGCGCCACCCGCGCTGCCGAAACGTTCAGCGCACAACGCCAATCGCTGGACCTGCTGTATCAGGAAGCCGGCGCAGAACCCCATGCGGTGGCCGAACAGATTCAACTGCTCGCCAGCCTGTTGCAGGACAATCGCAAGCAACAGCGCGCCTTCGAAGACCTGACGCGCCTCTGGGACAGCCGGCAACAGCTGGACCTGCAAGCTGCCGCGCTGACACAGAAACTCGCCGATGCCCGACAACAGCGCGAGCGACTCAACCAGAGCGGCCTGCAAGCTAAAGCGGAACTGACGGTGGCCGAGCAGACATTGACGGTGACCAAGCACCTGCTCGAACGCCAACGCCTGGCGCGCAGTGCCAGCGTCGAAGAATTGCGCGGACAGTTACAGGACGACCAGCCCTGCCCGGTGTGCGGCAGCCATGAGCACCCGTATCACCAACCCGAAGCGCTGCTGCAAAGCCTTGGCCGCCATGACGAAACCGAAGAGGCCACCGCGCAGAAAGCCGTCGACACCCTCAAGGAAAAACTCACCGACCTGCGTGGCGAAGTCGGCGGGCTGATCGCGCAGCAAAAGGAATTTCTGCAACAGCAGGAACAGTTGGCCGCGCAACAACAGGCGCTGCAACCCAGCCTGGATGCACATCCGCTGGCCACTTCCCTGTTCAACCAGGACGCCGCCAACCGCAGCCCCTGGCTGGCTCAACAACTGGCCCAACTGACGCAAAACATCAGCCAGGACGAACAACGCCAGGCGGCCTTGCTCAACCTGCAACAAAACGCCGGGCGCTTGCAGCAACAATTGCAAGCGGCCCAGGACGCCAGCCAGCAAGCCCGCCAGTTGCTGGTGGATCAACAGCGCGAACTGTCCAGCGACCGCGAACGCCTCGACGAAGAACTCAGTGCCTTCGCCAGTCTTCTGCCGGCCGAGACGCTGGAAGGCCTGCGCAAGGAACCTGCGGCGACCTTCATGCAGTTGGACCAGCAAGTCAGCCAACGCCTGGAACAGTTGGGCCATCAGCGCGATGAGCTGGCCGAGCAACAGGAACGCCAACAGGCCATCGAGAAACAACAGACCCACCAGCAGCATCGCCGGCAGCAACTTGAAGCACTGGCCCAGCAGGTCGGCGAACTGACCAGTCGACAGCACGCCGCCCAGGAAACACTCAGCCACCTGCTGGGCGAGCACGCCAGCGCCGAACAGTGGCAGCAACAACTGGACCAGGCCGTCGTACACGCACGCCAAGGCGAAACCGACGCCAACCAGCAACTGCAAGAGACGCGTGACGCGCTGGTGCAACTGGCCGCCGACCTCAAGGCCCGACAGGAACGCCAACAGGCACTGCTCGCGGAACAGCAAGCGCTCGACGCCCGTATCCACGAATGGCGCGCGCTGCACCCCGAACTCGATGACACTGGCCTGACGCGTCTGCTGGCCTTCGACGAGGCGCGCATCAACGCGCTGCGCCAGCAACTGCAGCACAGCGAGAAAGCCGTCGAACAAGCCAAGGTCCTGCTGCAAGAGCGCCAACAGCGCCTGGCGGAACACCAGGCCCTGCACAACGGCAACCTGGAAGCCGAACAGCTGGACAGCACCCTCGCCGCCCTCAACCAGCAATTGGCCGAGGGCGAGAAACAGGTGGCCGAACTGCGCGCGCGCCAGGCCGAGGACCAGCGTCGCCAGGACGCCAACAGCGCCCTGGCCCATGAGATCGCCACAGCCTATGACGAGTGGCAGCGCTGGGCACGCCTGAATGCACTGATCGGTTCGGCGAGCGGCGATACATTCCGCAAGATCGCCCAGGCCTATAACCTCGACCTGCTGGTGCACCACGCCAATGTGCAACTGCGTCAACTGGTGCGCCGCTATCGCCTCAAGCGCGGCGGCAGCATGTTGGGCCTGTTGGTGATGGACACGGAAATGGGCGACGAACTGCGCTCGGTGCATTCGTTGTCCGGCGGGGAGACGTTCCTGGTGTCGCTGGCATTGGCCCTGGGGCTGGCGTCGATGGCGTCCAGTACGCTGAAGATCGAATCGCTGTTTATCGATGAAGGCTTCGGCAGCCTCGACCCCGAATCCCTGCAATTGGCGATGGATGCGTTGGATGGCTTGCAGGCCCAGGGCCGCAAAGTCGCCGTGATTTCCCACGTACAGGAAATGCACGAGCGCATCCCGGTACAGATCCAGGTCAAGCGCCAGGGCAACGGCCTGAGTACGTTGGAGGTCAAATGA